The sequence gttttgatgtgcaaatttattatcatgatagcatgcctcctatttatgatgattgcaatattcatgaaagtgggttttgaagagtgtcaactttagataataattatcccactattttggagggtgttgaatcttattagaatgataaaagtggatttggataggtcatgactttatttagtaatgattccactatcttggaagaggtttcaattgattatgatgagaacaaagttgctacttatgatgattattgtgatgacacttatgttataaaaagtagtgatgattatatttataaaacttgtcatgattatgattaccctttttttgaacattactcttttaatgtggaaacaatctatagtattcgagtttcttatgatactcccactattccgattgagaagaattttgttaatgtggagagtagtaaattttctatgcttggggatcatgaaaataatgctttatgtgatggttatattgttgatttcattcattatgctactgaaaattattatgagagaggaatatatgcctataggaattgcaataatatcaagtttcctctctatgtgttgaaaatcttgaagatttgcttgttttaccttcctatgctagttgattcttgttccgataaattgtttgctcacaaaatccctatgcctaggaagtgggttagacttaaatgtgctagtcatatgcttcatgatgctctctttgtgtttcaattcttatcttttatgtgagcaacaTTGAAATtagcatgcctagctaaaaaggcattaaagaaaagcgcttgttgggagacaacccaatatttatacttactATTATTtcgtgttcacatgattaagctattgtagtaatcatgttatagcttttgtttcaataaagtaacaagtaaagcctttgggatagtgtggatgatagttgacttgattctgtgcacaaaaagaaacttttgcgctcagtccaggaattttgaaaattcactagaacttgattttgatctgaattttttacacatgatttaaATACAAATTTCCTATGtattcctaattttttagaatttttggagtcacagaagtatggaaagtttccagattgctacagactattctgttttgacagattctgttttctatgtgttgcttgcttattttgatgaatctatgagtagtatcggagggtgtgaaccatgaagaagttggaatacagtagatacaacaccaatataaatttatgaTGAATctatgatttgctttattatactaacggagcttacgagtttttttgttgagttttctgttgtgaagttttcaagttttgggtaaagattcgtaggactatggaataaggagtggcaagagactaagcttggggatgcccaaggcaccccaaggtaatattcaaggacaaccaagagcctaagcttggggaggccccggatggtatcccctctttcgtcttcgttcatcggtaaccttacttggagctatatttttattcaccacatgatatatgttttgcttggagcgtcattttattatattagtatttgcttgttgtttgaatataGTACTTAAGATTTAAATTTTCTTTATGGGAGAAagtcttcacatagaaaactttcttcttgtagatgttgttgggcctccaagtgcagagttttataggacagtagcaaatttcccccgagtggatgacccaaggtttatcaatccgtgggaggcgttggatgaagatagtctctctcaaacaaccctgcaacctaataacaaagagtctcttgtgtccgcaacacaccaaatacaatggtaaattgcataggtgcactagttcggtgaagagatggtgatacaagtgtagtaataatagtagatattgatttttgtaatatgaacaataaaaaacaacaaggtagcacgTAACAAAAGTGAGCTCAAATGGTATTGCAAAGCttcaaaatgaggcctagggttcatactttcactagtgcaacctctcaacaatgctaatataattagatcatataactatccctcaacgtacgatgaagaatcactccaaatttcttatctagcggagaacataagaagaaattatttgtagggtacaaaaccacctcaaagttactctttccGATCAATCTTTTGATtctccctataagtgtcacaaatagccctagagttcgtactaaaataacaccatatgatacaaatcaaccaactctaatgtcacctacatactccatgtcaccgcgagtatccgtgagttgattatatgatatgcatcaaacaatttcagattcgtaatactcaatccaacacaaataacctCACAGAGTGCCTCAAGATTTCTACctgagaaacaaggacgaaaacgtgcatcaacccccatgcatagattaccccaatgtcacctcggaatccacgagttgagtaccaaaacatacatcaagtgctctcaaatccattaAAGTATTCAGTTCAataaaaatgaaatctcaaaggtaaactcaattcatcacagcaagatagagagggagaaacaccatatgatccaactatattaacaaagcccgtggtacatcaagatcgtgtcaaatcaagaacacgagagagagagagagagagattaaatacgtagctactagtacaaaccctcagccccaagggtgggctattccctcctcatcatggtggtcgctgggatgatgaagatggcctctggtgatgattttcccctccggcagagtgccggaacagggtccagattggtttttcatggctacagaggcttgcagcggcggaacttctggtcTAGGGTTATTTCTGGAGATTTCTATATTTGTAgaattttttggcgtcggtctcacgctgAGATGGGCCTCGAGGGGCCCACTaaccactagggcgcgccagagggggtgacgcgccctggtgcctagtgggcagcagcccccccccccccccttcaagtagttctttgctccaatattctttatttgttccataaaaatctccaaaatgtttcATCCTATTCTGAAAActtctatttttgcacaaaaacaccaccacagtagttctgctgaaaacagcgtcagtccgggttagttccattcaaatcataccaaaaccatataaaattgttgtaaacatgacatgaatacttcataaattatagatacgttggagacgtatcagcatccccaagcttaattccttctcatcctctagtaggtaaataattaaaaaattatgaagtgtgaatgctagcatagtgcataagtttgatcaatgataatttcaatcatttctcctagcatcataacaacaactatttatcataaaactcatcatgataaggTAGCAATCagttcacatgttatggttcaaataatgcattctcttgaaacttaacaacctatattcttagtcatcaaacaattgcaattcaacttattctcaacaaagtctaagtaagagctccacatttTCAATCATCATGTAGTCTTCTATGATCGCTAGTACTCAAGGCATATCTTTAGAACAAATGACATCCATCAAAcatagagaaagattggggcttaatgtttcgcctcccaactcatttatcatagagataattgtcgaCAATAATAATTCATCGCATCGGGGATTTTTCTTTTTTCTCGTAGATTtatttatttaaaatgttttatctcttaaactgtgcgtccaaatctcgagcCGTTTTCACCATTAGATTTCTTGCGTCGAGATCTTGAAAATTAGATCCCATAttgatagattttgacgaactttttaTTCTAAAAAAACCAACAGAAAAACTAGGAGAAAAAATCATGCCTCTTGCGGAAGAAAAAAACGCATTTTTGTCCGTTTCCGGGTTGTGCCCAtcgcggaagcaaatccatgcctctcgtgaaagaaaaaaacgaTTTTTATTTTCATTTCCGAGAGATAATcacagaagcaaaaccgtgcctcttgtgaagaaaaaaaacacattttctcgtttccgagagacacggccgtgcctctcgcggaagcaaaaccatgcctctcgtgaaagaaaaaccatgcctctcgtgaaAAAAAAAAAGTTTacacaatttttttcaaattttctttttggtcaaaaagctaagaaagaccgatgAAAAAACGAAAAGAAAAACCAATAAAAATCACCTAAAAAGCAGAAAGCGCGTGCGAAAAAAAATCTGAAGAAAACGCACAAAGAGCGACACGTAGTGGCTGCACGACCCACCTCAATTGACCCTGGGAGGCTGTGAACGAGCGCTCCTCAGCTAGTTGCTCCCCTGTATGTAGCATTGACAGTTCGACGCAACAAGCAATGAATATGATTTTCCCACAAACATTGCACTACGTCACCCAATACAAAAGCACGGGAGGACGCGGGCTGGGCTGGCAATTCCTATATGGCTGCAGCGCCTGTTATAGTGCAATTTGCAAACCTGCAGCCGCGTTAGCTGGGctcgttttgttttttttcttcttctatttttcGAGAAACGTAAAAAAATTGCACAAACGAGGGGTCGTACCCGGAAACACGTCGCTGCGAGCGCTAGGTCCTATCCACTAGGCCAGCACAGATTCTATGAAAATTTACTTCAGTCCTTTCATTTATTGTCGACCTCAgtttggtttttatttttctttttccttcttcttttgcatTTTTCTCTTTTCCTCATCCTTTTTAAAAtactgtgaacatttttcaaaatcaatgaattccttttcaaattcaatgaacttttctaGATCCGATGAACTATTTTAAATCCGATgagcatttttcaaaattgatgattttttaattcaaatttaatgaactttttctaatttggtgaacttttttcgaaatcaatgaacttttttcaaattcgatgaacttttttcaaaattgatgattttttaattcaaattcaatggaatttttcagatttgtgaactttttccGAAATCAATTTGAAatcaatgaatttttttcaaattcgatgaactttttttgaaatccgatgaactttttttaaatcttatgaacttttttcaaaattgatgaattttatcagatttggtgaactttttttgaaatcgatgaactattttcgaaattaatgaaccttttttcaaatccgGTGAGcgttttccaaatttgatgaactttcttTAATATTGCATGAAGTTTTTTCATATTTGATGATCTTTTTTAAATTGCACGAACTTTTCATAAGAAACATGAATTGTTCTTCAAAATCCGTAaacattttttaattcacaaaCGTTTTCACCTTTTCATATTATGAAAGTTATGCTTTCGCTTTTGATAATAGTACTTCgtatgttcctaaatatttgtctttatagagattttaacaagtgaatacatacaaagcaaaatgagtgaatctacactctaaaatatgtatatatacatccgtatatggtagtccatttgaaatctctaaaaagacaaatatttaggaacgaagggagtatatgttACTCGCAAAAGGAAAAGGGTCAATGTATTAACTAATTATATTAACTAAATTAAGGTTCAAATAACGCTACTTGTAGATATTAGACAACGAAATGAGGGCGACCTAGTGGTTACCGGCTACAACTTCCATGGTCCTGTTCGCGGTTTGAAACCTGCTTCTCCCGAATAAGCAACCAGTCTTTTTTTTGCGTTTTGCTGTGTTTCAGTGGGTCGGCCCGCTACAGGCCCCTTGCGAGCGGTTCGAAACCTACTTCTCCCAAAAAAGCAATccgtcttttttttcttttccttttgcgtTTCGCTGTGTTTCAGTGGACCAAACCGCTACAGGTCCCCTGCGAGCGCCAACTAGTTTAAGGGGCGCTGAGGGCGCCAAACAGGGGAAATCCCTATTTGCCACATTCTGCGGCAAAATGTCAACCTCCCGCACACCCATCGATCTTTCATGGGCCGACCCATGACGGGTGTTTCATACAGAGAAAATCCCCGCAAAAAAATGAAAGAGCGAGAATCAAACCTCAAACTACCCACTCGTCGATCTGTGTTGCTAGCCACCTGAGCTTCACAACGCTAGTGTCCTATACATGCAAGCGATTAACtattatttgtttctttttttcaCGTTTTTcatttcgtttttctttttctttctttattttatttttttagaaaaattgcaatttcaaaaaaatgttcaatataTTCAATACTTTGTTTGGCtttgaaaaatgttcaaatttATTTGTCCATGTTTCAAAATACATGTTGTTCTTTTCAAAAAATTtacaattttttttgtattttgaaaatttgttcGCTGTTCCAAAATTTGTTtgtgattttcaaaaaatgttcgtgttttcaaatgTGTTCAAATTTCTAAAAAGTTTTGGAATTTCACATTTGTCAAATTTTATTCGTGATTTTAAGAAAATGTTTGTGTTTCCaaatttgttcaaattttcaaaaaagttttgGAATTTCACATTTGTTCccatttttaaaaaaaaacccgtatttttcaaaaaattgttcgcattttcataaaatgttcacagataaaaaaaatcacattttcaaattttgttcaaaaaatttcaaaatatgttcatgtttttaaaactattcacatattcaaaaaatttGTTTGGAGTTTCAAATTTTTGTTCGtgttttttgaaaaatgtttgaacTTTGAAACATTACGtaacttgtagatttttttttATAGTTTACAAGATTTGTTCGAATAAAATCAAAATGTTTTAGAGTTCTGGCACCTTTGTTATTTCGTAGAAATTAGCGCTGCAAATTGGCTTCTAAGAATCCTCAGCTCGCATGGCAATGGACAGGACCTCGTTACTGAGAGGTACGCAGTTCGATTCCTCTGGAAAGCTTCTTTTTTCCTTATTTTTCCCTGTTGCGCTACAGACTAGCGGTGCCTGCCATGGGCCGGCCCAATTGGTTCGTCCCCTGTGCGTCCTTTTGCCGCAAAGTGCGGCGGAGGTCGTGGGTAGGCCCAATTGTTGTTGTTGAACTGGACTCAAACTTGAACCTCGTGCACTTCCGGACAACGAATCGACGGCTCCGATTCTGGATCGCCTGCCGCGCAATAAAGTCGATCCTCTAGGGTAAGCCCAAGCAACATCAAATCGAAAAAGGAATTACATCGTCCAACATCAAATCGAAAAAAaaaagtaacatcaaatcgagcgAGAGCTCGAGCGAGCAGAGgagccatggcggcggagggggaggaaaataagaagatggtgATGTTGCGCAGCGACGACGGCGTGGACTTCATGCTGTCAGAGGCAGAGGCTCAGTTCGGCAGGAAAATCAATATAATGATGAAGTACGAGTTCGAGAACCACATCATCCCttccgacgacggcggcggcgaaatCAAGTACTGCCTCATCCGCCTCTCCGTCCGAGGCGACACACTCTCCAAGGTGATAGACTACTCCAAGATGCACGCCTCCGGATCCCACGACTTGAGCCACTGGGATGCGGAGTTCATCGCTGGTTTCAGCCACGAGGCCCTCTTCGATCTCATCCTGGTGAGTACGTACATGCATACTTTCCCAAAAAATAGAATGATTTATATTATCAAGTACTGTATACATTTACTAGTATGCACGTATATCCCTATCTCttctctactactattaaacaagcaaacatattcttTCCTAAACGCACACGGAAACATGTACACGAAACAACCAGGATAAATTACCACCTCACTATCAGATTCACCTAATTAGATCTAACCGTTAATATAAAAATTAACCCTCATCTGTGTACGTTCAGCAATTAACAGAAGGAGCGATGCTATACACACGATGAAACTTCAGCCGACGTGTGCACGATCCCATGTGGCAGCACAGCAGCGCACGTACATGCAGGAGGGAGTTGGTTTTTCTGTCCGCTGATGCATGCACACTGTGTATCGTTCGCAGATCGTGCAGTCCGTGTCGTGTGTGAAGCCATTTCGTACTCTGCCATCTATCGAGCGAGGGGACGAAACGTTCCGCTGCGCGAGGAAAAAATAAACTAATTCGCGTGATTAAAGGCTGGCATGCAGCAGCATGCCCCAAGTTCATTGGTTTGGCCTGCGGCGGCGCATCTTCAGgggcgggggagaggggggagaatGAGAGGCCTGGCGGCGGCTCAGGACCTGCTCGCCGGCGAGCATGCTCCGGCGGCTCCCTGGCGTGCGGGGTTGGATCGGGGCACTAGTgtttccccgccgccgccccacagCAGTCAGGGGTTGACGGGGAGAAAGCAGTCGGGCGGCGACGGAGGCGCCGATGGCTCGGACGACATCTATGCGACGACGACGGCTCGGGAGCGGTGAGTGGCCGATTCATCTCCTCGCCAGCCCCTCACCCTTCATAGGTTCAAGATCTGGCGCCCGCTTCTCCTCGACGCCCAGGACGAGCGGCCGATCCAGAAAACCAACCTGGTGAATTGATTCTTCGTCTAAGATACGCGCATACACAAGAAGCAGCCACGCAGACAGCGGATGGATTTTTCTTTCAGGAGCGCACACACACATATGGAATGCAAGCCGCCGGTGAAGACAGCTTCAGCGTCACTGCCGAGGATAGAATCACGGAAAGGTCAGCTTCATATGAAGTTAGGAACCCACCGCAAGGACCACGCTCAGGTACACACATACATACATGTACCAATATCGATATTGACCGATGCTTGTGGTTGCAATTTCATGTTCGTCGCTGATGTATTGATACTCATGGTGAGATATGGGATAATAACTGGGAACCTTTCACCGCTCAATTCTTACCGGCTGAATCTTTATAAGCAATCTTTTTTCCCTACCCCCCTCTTATATTTACAAGAAATTCAAGAGTGGTAGACATGTGGTTATTTGTTAAGAATCAGGAGCTACTACATTCTTGAATATTGAGACTGTATTAGTTGGTTTAGGTTAAACTTGATAAATGCAATTTACTTTTTGTTCCATCTGACAATTCAGTTGTATTATTGATTTTGACAGTTTTCAGGAATTTTAACCCGTATTTGGATTCTAGCTTCCTCAATCATTCTGAATTATTTAATGTTACTATGAGGTAAATGTGTTCCCAAGATTAAACCTGAGAAATGTGAAGTTGGCCACTTGGGTATGTTTGATTTCTTTAAGTACATGCAGTGACAACCACCATTGTTCATGATCTATTCTAAAGATAGATTATTAGCAGTGCAGCATCTCTGCTGGTTTAGTCAAATACTTCAGCTTGGATGGTTCTTACTAATATTTAAGCCAGCTTCAATTTTTAGTCTACTCGGTCATTTTGGATTACTTTCAGTTTCGGGTGCATGTCTTTAATAGAACAACAAACTGATTTTAGCTGCTAAAATAAACACTAAACGCTAATTCCTCATGTCAACTATTTGTAGAAGACCATCCCGCTGGAGGAGATCCTGATTATCGATGTCAAGCCGGGGTGGAAGAAGGGCACGAAGATCACCTTCCGAGATGGAAGGATCTAATTTTTCCTGTGCAGTTATGTGTTTCAAAAACTTATTGCGATATAATTTTTATATTAACACTATAGTTTATGAAGTTATATTTACAGATATTTCATTTTTTGCATAACACGAGGCACCgttttattttaaaatattttacGAAGTAAAATTTGTGAATAAACTGAATGATGTTTCAGAGGATACGAATGGTTGTGACTTGTGGGGTCGCCCGGGGAGGCGACTGCGGCGGGGAGCAGCGGCACATTGGCGGACAACAATACATGTGTAGAGCACATCGGCAGCAGCTGCACGTCCACGATGGATGAGCAACAATGTGAAGCAGGTGTAGGTGTGGGGGTAAGGGTAAGTATATATCACTTGTCATGTTTAACTCATGGCAACAAAGAGTAAGGATCACTTCacactcactacatgaagaatacTGTTGTGACGATACATATATGATCCACTTGGTTGCTCAGTTAGTATTAATTTCCTATCGTTTCCTTTTTCTTGCAGACGTGTCCTGAAACTAGACTTTGAAGAGAAGTTCATCCGTGTATGGGAATTCTACCTTCTATGCCTCTGGTTTCAGATCATGAGCAGTTAGAAATTACCAGGTATGCATGTATATATGTGTGCTCTTTGTATAGGTTTACCTGCATTATTCCTAGACAAATGGAagtcatatactccctctgttcttcAAAAATGCATCTTGCTGGAAATTGTTTGGTGGTTTCCAATGCAGACTAAAATTTGAGTTGATGTTGGTTTCTACAATTATGTTAATCTCAGCCATAAGATTGAGAGAGATCAGTAGACATCAGATCTTTGAGTAAAAAGTAGTAACTTAGAACCTTTGGTGAACTGTAGAAAGCAAGCTTTCATCGTTTGAGATTGTAAATAACATGGGATGGAGACTTGACAGCCACATACTTATTTTACACTGACCTACTGAACCGTGAAAAAACATTGCTGAGCTTCAACATTTCGGTCAAACATCACATGGAAAATCGGCTACAACCAACCAGATTGTCAAATCCCTATTGTTTTATGCTGAACTCAGGAATTGTGAATAAGCGAGAAAGCTTTTGAAGATATCAGTGCATCATCTCTTATGCAACTGCTACTGCAATTGACTCCTTTCCAAGCACGGGTAAGATCTTTTAACAAATCTTAGCGACATCTCTCTTCTTAAATTTACCGAGATTTTATGCAGTTGCTTTTCCTCTAATAAGGTGGATCATGCTTGTTGTTGAATTGTGCAGAAAGGTTACATTCTATTAATTTATTTTTCGTATAGTCAATATTTTTTCAACACATTTTGTATCAACTGATAACTTTGAATCTTTGTGTCTTTCATCAGATCATGCTTACTGTTGGATTTGTGCATGAATAACTAAAAGCGCCATGACATTATGCATATCCTTCATTTTAGCCATTAAACTTATTTATGTATCCGGTGTTAATTTATTATGATTTCTTGTATATTCATCTTAGATAGGGTGGTCTTTGAGTGGATTTGGTCATCCTAAATTTTGTGTGGATTATTTTTTGAGTCCTGCTTAGCTTTGCGAAACAATAATTATTATAGTCTTTGATCTGCACATGCCCAATTTCCTTATATTGCCCATTCTAGATTAGTAGCCTTTCTGCACGGCGACATTTTCAACTCATGTTTAATATTGTCGGAACTAAGCATAGGGTAGAGAAATGGTTGCTTGCATGCCATCCATGTCCTAGAGAATGTCCTTACCATGAACCTACCGCTTTATTGATCTGATTTTAGCTTCTAGATGTTCTGCAACTATATACACAATAGATACTGTTTGTCTAAACTGTAATGGCACTCTATGAGAAGTTGAGATAAATTGAGAATGGGGCAAAAAAAAATCCGACGCTTCCCGCTCTAAGCGGTGAATGCTATGGCTCCCTGAAGATAGCAAGCAGCTTGAATCCAAGGAGAAAACTAATTTAGTTCTGCCAAGACTCCTATTTTTTTGTGTATCTTTGTTCCAACTTTGCATTGAGTCCAGTTCACTTGGACAATATTTATATATTCCTTTGATTTTCGCCCAAGAAAATAAATATTCTAAAATCTTCGTAGGAATAGACTAAATAGGCTATGCCCTTACATTCTCTATGGAGAAGTTGTTCACCCTTGAATTCAAAAATTTATACCCGCAACAATTGACATGGTTTGATTGAGACGTGCgattgcacgtgcacacttactagtatCTAAGAAAAGTTATACCTCAATCAATTGATAGAACTGGCTTGGGTTTAATTTGTCTAAATCAAATGCACGGTTTAATAATGAACTGTGTTGTTTAACCATAACAACAAATCAATTCCTATCAAATTTCCTATAGCGAAATTCCTATAGGATAGAACATACATAACAACATCATGTATGAAACAAAAACAAATTCATTAACTTAGGTATGCCTCAATTTTCTATTATTAGTTGATATTATATCAACTGAATATCTTTTTTGCTTTACGAGATTTTTGCTAAAGTTGGATTTACACCTAATTCACATTGAGCTTATTCATGAGAATTCTAAACTTTTAATTCGAGAATAGTAGAGAGGAACATATGTCACCACAACACAAAAACTAAAAGTGTTGGATTTCAATCTGGTGTTAAAGATTATAAATCGATTTGATACACCCTCCCCGGTATGAAACCAAGAATATGTAAGATTTTGGTCCAAGGCATCGTCggttcctggctccgccactggtgtTATCTATGATACGAGTCACGCCCATATAGCAACAAACGGTTTTGCTCATTCGAATGAGAATTATCTTAGAGCTCAATCAACTCCTTAGCAATGCTATATCTCTTTCATTCCTTTAAGCTTTGCATTACTACTTGCAGGCTTCGGAATATCTTCAAATAAGGGGACTGATTGACCTAGCCTGCCAGACTATTGCTAGTAAGATAAAGGGGAAATCTCCGCGTGAAATTTGTAATATCTTCAACATCAAGAGTGTCTTTCCTCCGGAATTAGATGGAGAAACGATAGCAAAGCGATTGCAAGATTCTGCAACATGTTCGAGCGACAAGGTATGTTCCTTGATCGATGCACTCTTTTGACGCAATGCAATTTTACCACTATAGAGTCATTTATCTTACGACTTGTTTCATTGTGACATCAGTGACAAAATCCTATGGTCATTTTTTACACTTATTCCATTGTTGCTTTGGTGGATTAGCAAAAAAAAATCTTACCCTCGTGTTGTGGACAAGCAGGAGTTGCCATGCAGTGAGACCCCATGTTTAATTCAAGAGCTCGAATTCGAGGAAAAGGCTTTGCAGGCTCTTGACATAGTTCGATGTCAAGAGTTTACAGGATACGACCCTAAGGTCAATGCTTACACCCGTACCCGATTCGACATATTCAACCTAGCCTTCTTTGAGCTTGACAAAGAGTGTGAGTATTTTTCATTATTGTTTCATTCGTTAATATTCTTTAGGTACCCATTTGATGTGCATACATGTTGGTTTTGATTCGTGATTGTGGCCTCTATCCACAGCTGAATTTTGTCGTGGTCCGCGGCTTAACATGATACCTTCACCAATACGTGACTCGATCGTAGGATCGTGTGTAAATGTCATTACCTTGAAGGTAAAGGAATCGGAAGTTGGCTTCCCGATAAAAGTTTTTGGTACCGTTGTAGCAAGAGACCAGGTAGACTATAGATGTGTTTATCTCTTCAGGCGTGAAAGGGATGATCCCCAACTCATCACCTCGGCGGTATGTATTTGTGCCTCCAATCTTTTCCTAT comes from Triticum aestivum cultivar Chinese Spring chromosome 5B, IWGSC CS RefSeq v2.1, whole genome shotgun sequence and encodes:
- the LOC123112557 gene encoding uncharacterized protein, translated to MQLLLQLTPFQARASEYLQIRGLIDLACQTIASKIKGKSPREICNIFNIKSVFPPELDGETIAKRLQDSATCSSDKELPCSETPCLIQELEFEEKALQALDIVRCQEFTGYDPKVNAYTRTRFDIFNLAFFELDKESEFCRGPRLNMIPSPIRDSIVGSCVNVITLKVKESEVGFPIKVFGTVVARDQVDYRCVYLFRRERDDPQLITSADGKLTLMDPCRGLVPADRIYFEMNLKIVHDGGEVEDFSKGVIVFNRARLPNDKQTMGVSLNSYLSRVEVRCAYVVYPIEATIEVNILKGPCSVSRVAAWTTKNYEYSMDLYNSGGEAAAEIEAGGTVPLSRRVVAVPLGRKLVLLVTGRSVGDVFDKNVIAPLGRSTELMHYKLGSALVEVKLVWTAVMIKDVGDESLLM